In Arthrobacter citreus, a single genomic region encodes these proteins:
- a CDS encoding PTS transporter subunit EIIC — protein sequence MDKYQRMASEIADAIGGTDNVVSYTNCMTRLRVNVADRSLINEEQVKKINGVLGTVDDETYQIILGPGTVTKVAEQFGLLDNASTGTTKATSSEALKDKGADMKADLKKKNNTPFKNFLRKVGNIFIPLIPAFVGAGLIAGIASILSNNITAHNLDAGTWSQYVTVLNVIKNAIFSYLVIYVGINAAKEFGATPSLGGVIGGVTLLTGMVPEQPIKNIFNGDPLAPGQGGIIGVLLAVYLLSVLEKQLRKIVPDSLDIIITPMIALLVVGLLTIFFIMPFAGFISDNLIGAINWVIAKGGIFAGFILGMGFLPLVMLGLHQVLTPIHIELINTTGATELLPILAMAGAGQVGAALALWLRCKKNKSLSNMIKGALPVGILGIGEPLIYGVTLPLGRPFITACIGGGIGGAVIGMFGNVGAIAIGPSGVALVPLIAHGMWLKYVIGLLAGYAGGFVLTYLFGTPKDAMAEQE from the coding sequence ATGGATAAATATCAAAGAATGGCCTCTGAAATAGCAGACGCTATTGGTGGTACTGATAATGTAGTTTCGTATACGAACTGTATGACAAGACTTCGTGTCAATGTTGCAGATCGTAGTTTGATCAATGAAGAACAAGTTAAAAAGATTAACGGAGTTCTAGGAACTGTTGATGATGAGACTTATCAAATCATTTTAGGGCCTGGTACGGTAACAAAAGTAGCTGAACAGTTTGGTCTTTTAGACAACGCTTCAACAGGAACGACTAAAGCTACTTCATCAGAAGCTTTAAAAGATAAAGGCGCTGATATGAAGGCCGATTTAAAAAAGAAAAATAACACTCCATTTAAAAATTTCTTACGTAAAGTCGGTAATATCTTTATTCCATTAATCCCAGCGTTCGTTGGGGCAGGTTTAATTGCAGGTATTGCATCGATTTTATCAAACAATATAACTGCACATAATTTAGATGCAGGAACTTGGTCACAATATGTAACAGTATTAAATGTAATTAAAAATGCAATTTTTTCATATTTAGTAATTTACGTTGGTATTAATGCTGCGAAGGAATTTGGAGCTACACCATCCCTTGGGGGAGTAATTGGTGGTGTAACACTTTTAACGGGTATGGTTCCAGAACAACCAATTAAAAACATCTTTAATGGTGATCCATTGGCTCCAGGTCAAGGTGGTATTATTGGTGTTTTACTAGCAGTGTATCTATTATCAGTTTTAGAAAAACAATTACGCAAAATTGTTCCAGACTCTTTAGATATTATCATTACACCTATGATTGCTTTACTGGTAGTAGGTTTGCTTACAATTTTCTTCATCATGCCATTTGCAGGATTTATTTCTGACAACTTAATTGGCGCAATTAACTGGGTTATTGCAAAAGGCGGTATTTTTGCAGGATTTATACTAGGTATGGGATTCTTACCATTAGTAATGCTAGGCTTACATCAAGTTTTAACTCCAATTCATATCGAGTTAATCAATACAACTGGTGCTACAGAATTATTACCAATACTTGCAATGGCAGGTGCTGGTCAAGTTGGGGCAGCTTTAGCACTATGGTTACGCTGCAAAAAGAATAAATCATTATCAAATATGATTAAAGGTGCTCTTCCGGTAGGTATTTTAGGTATTGGTGAACCATTAATTTATGGTGTTACTTTACCTCTTGGTCGACCTTTTATAACTGCTTGTATCGGTGGCGGTATTGGTGGTGCAGTAATTGGAATGTTTGGTAACGTTGGGGCAATCGCAATTGGTCCTTCAGGTGTAGCATTAGTTCCACTAATTGCACACGGAATGTGGCTTAAATATGTGATTGGATTACTTGCAGGTTATGCTGGAGGATTCGTTCTTACGTATTTATTTGGAACTCCAAAAGACGCAATGGCTGAACAAGAATAA
- the murQ gene encoding N-acetylmuramic acid 6-phosphate etherase: protein MLENLTTESRNEKTMNLDEMSIEEFLTVMNEEDAKVAAAVRKEIPNISKAVEKIVTAFKNGGRLIYIGAGTSGRIGLLDAVECPPTFGTSPEEVVGLIAGGEKAFIKAVEGAEDSEELAVEDLKEIKLSKNDIVVGIAASGRTPYVIGGLKYAKEIGAATVAVSCNKDSKIGQEAETAIEVVNGPEVLTGSTRLKAGTSQKLICNMLSTASMVGIGKVYGNLMVDVQSTNEKLVERSKRIVMEATSCTYEIAEEYLTKSNQSPKVAIVMILTGFTYEQAIEQLKKSDGFVRKAIQK from the coding sequence ATGCTTGAGAATTTAACAACTGAATCAAGAAATGAAAAAACAATGAATTTAGATGAAATGTCTATAGAGGAATTTTTAACAGTAATGAACGAAGAAGATGCAAAAGTTGCCGCTGCTGTTCGAAAAGAAATTCCGAATATCTCAAAAGCTGTTGAAAAAATTGTAACGGCTTTCAAGAACGGTGGTCGTTTAATATATATTGGTGCAGGTACTAGTGGCCGTATCGGATTATTAGACGCAGTAGAGTGTCCTCCTACATTTGGAACAAGTCCCGAAGAGGTAGTTGGGTTGATTGCAGGTGGAGAAAAAGCTTTTATAAAAGCCGTTGAAGGTGCTGAGGATAGCGAAGAACTTGCCGTCGAAGATTTAAAGGAAATTAAGCTAAGTAAAAATGACATAGTCGTAGGAATCGCAGCAAGTGGTCGTACGCCTTACGTGATCGGTGGTTTAAAATACGCTAAAGAAATTGGCGCAGCTACTGTGGCAGTTAGCTGTAATAAAGATTCAAAGATTGGTCAAGAAGCAGAAACTGCAATTGAAGTAGTGAATGGACCTGAAGTATTAACTGGTTCAACAAGATTAAAGGCAGGTACTTCTCAAAAGTTGATTTGCAACATGTTATCGACAGCATCAATGGTTGGTATTGGAAAGGTATACGGTAATTTAATGGTAGATGTTCAATCTACAAACGAGAAGCTGGTTGAGCGTTCAAAGCGAATCGTAATGGAAGCAACTTCTTGTACGTATGAAATTGCCGAAGAATATTTAACGAAGTCAAATCAAAGTCCGAAAGTAGCTATTGTAATGATTCTTACTGGATTCACTTATGAACAAGCAATTGAGCAATTGAAAAAGTCAGATGGATTTGTCCGAAAAGCGATACAAAAATAA